The window CGCCGATCGAGGCCCTGGGCGGCCCCGAGGTCGCCGCCGACCTGGCCCGGCTCGCCAACGACGGCATGGCCGAGATCGTCCTGAAACACCCGGACCGATTTCCCGCCTTCGTGGCCTCGCTGCCCATGAACCACCCCGACGCGGCCCTCCGCGAGATCGACCGCGCCGTCGGTGAGCTGGGCGCCACCGGAATCCAGATCTTTTCCAACGTCAACGGCCGGCCCCTCGACGAGCCGGCCTTCCAGCCGATCTTCGAGCGCATGGCGGCCCACCGACTGCCCATCTGGATCCACCCGGCGCGGCCGGTCACCTTCGCCGACTATCCGACGGAGAAGCGGTCGAAGTACGATCTCTGGTGGGCCTTCGGCTGGCCGTACGAGACGACCATCGCCATGGGGCGGCTGGTCTTCTCAGGGCTCTTCGACCGGCACCCCGAGCTCCAGATCATCACCCACCATCTGGGCGGGATGGCGCCCTACTTCGAGGGGCGAATCCTCCACGGGCTGGCCCAGCTCGGGAGCCGGACCGACGATCCGGAGGACGGGGCGGTCCTCCAGCGGCTCCGGCGCCGGCCGATCGACTATTTCCGGATGTTCTACGGAGACACCGCCGTCTTCGGCGCCCGTCACGCCATGGAGTGCGGCCTGGGCTTTTTCGGCGCCGAC of the Candidatus Methylomirabilota bacterium genome contains:
- a CDS encoding amidohydrolase family protein; its protein translation is MKIDVFPHIFPRAFFDRMVQVAPADLYMQKRTRGVPVLVDLDLRFRIMDRYEGYLQVLTLASPPIEALGGPEVAADLARLANDGMAEIVLKHPDRFPAFVASLPMNHPDAALREIDRAVGELGATGIQIFSNVNGRPLDEPAFQPIFERMAAHRLPIWIHPARPVTFADYPTEKRSKYDLWWAFGWPYETTIAMGRLVFSGLFDRHPELQIITHHLGGMAPYFEGRILHGLAQLGSRTDDPEDGAVLQRLRRRPIDYFRMFYGDTAVFGARHAMECGLGFFGADRVLFGTDMPFDPEKGPGFIRDTIAAMEQMRATPEEKAKIYEGNARRMLRLRLP